The stretch of DNA ggatggcagacgcggcggggcgatttcgggaaatcgccgaaaaagccttgcgagtctttttcggcgatttgcgcaaaatcgcgccgccgcgtctgccatcccgccggcgacttacatgttcgccggtgggatggcagggggaaggcaactcggggagattagtcgcccgcgagcagggagttttgccgcgggcgactaatctccccgtgtaccagagccctaagaaaatGACAGACGGATACAGATGGCAGAAGTCGTGCTTGCACACGGACTGTTCTCTCCTTTTTGTGCCAAAAGGGGCAGTAATAGTTTCTATCATATTAAACAGAATGTAATGGCTAAGTTCTATAAAGGGCTCTCACTTTGTGTTGGTCCTGTAATCTGCCCACAATTAATTTTTAGTGATGCCAGGAATGTCCTTATAAGGAATGACATTAATCCTGTACACTTATGCAATATTTGGTATACAGAAACTAAAGGGGTGGGTAGTGTTGCGACAGGCCCCCTGAAATCTTCTTTCGCAAGGGGGTCCGGTTCCgtcacaaaaattgtgtaaagttATGCCAAAACCTTTGTATAAATTAATGTAACTTTCGCTaaaactgcctagaaaactaTGTAAGTTGTTTAGAAACATAAGTAACTtgtttatcaagcaaaagacaatgcagagaagctttgcagggacaaactccacttgAGGTAAATTAcgctgcccccaatgaactgcctgacttattagcacattaattattaattttaactatttatatgaactgcttattatagagtaacaccaCCTGTTTATATTGGAACTTTCCAGCagaggaatgactggttattgggctccacagcaacatcattgggcctcTACACTTACGTAAAGAAACCCCACTTATTAGAACATTAATTATTCttactatttttataaactactactgactagttattgggccccagagCAATATCACTGGGTCTCTAAACTTACGTAGTTTATGTAACTTGTCCAAAATCCtaagtaacttccatatcaagcaatgacagcacacaTAGgacaggtaggtgggaaggggttaaacttaaggcaaactccactgacccccaataaacttattagcacattaatcaatggaatgCTTTATATGAAAAGGCAGAGTAATATTAGTTGTTTATACTGCACACAGGGGCgggccaaaattttggtactgtgcACTTGTGTTTATGAGAGGGACCCCACATAAATAACCTGTGCGGGGCCAAAAGTTTCTGATGGAGGCCCTGCAGTAAGTATCCCAGTGGCACCCTTACCACAGTAGATACATGTAGAAAGCAAAAGGCCAAATACAGTCTAAATAAACGTGTGCACAATAGTAAGTGTGAGCCTTCATTCAAGGCAGATATTATATGTCTATTTTATACAGCACCAGAGCAGTGCAGTCTAgaacaggtaagggacctgttataaTGCTTGTGACTGGggctttccatataaggggtGTTCCTgtaaaccttaagtctactaaaaattaatttaaacagtaaataaacccaaggTGATTGTTCAGCatctaataaagattaattatatcaagtacaaggtactttagCATTAGTACATTCACTGGTCAAAACGGTTCTTCTGAAAGAAAATAACTAAGCAGATAGTTCAAAGTCTCTTTAGTATTTAGCTTAATTAAGCAGCACTGCCACATCATTTTAAGGGCAAATTAGAGCAGTGTTCACTACCTGTTTGGACCACATTATTTTTCccattgtaaaaagaaaaacaattgggATTGTGGGGTATTAATTAAAATACACAAACAGTATTATTTATTCGAACTTAGCATTCATTCAAGATTATTTTGTGTCCACGTTTGTCCTCAAAGCCATGTCCACATTTAACTGCCGATAGCTCTCACATTGAAAATCTTGGGAGATAAAGCTTCTTACAGCAGATTCTTTTAGTTTGGTCCCGTGTTGCTTCCAGGTGGTATCCAGCCAACCATAGTCTTTTCCAGATACTGAGCAAGTGCAAGAGTTAAACGGTCATTATAGTGAGATGCAACAAGCTGTATTCCTAGGGGCAATCCGTCCCGACTAAGACCTACCGGGCACTGAGTGACAGGAAGAGCTAGAACGTTGAAAATTCCTGGGTAAGACAGAAAGAAAGGGCTGTTATAATTAGCAATAACTGAATAAACTACTGAACAGTTTCTAGAGTGGTGCCTCCCAAACTCTGGGATCTCCCCCAGCCTAGCTTAAAAACTAGGGTGCAAGCTTATTTACTGTCTTGGACAAGCCTTTAACTATAGGAGAGTGACTGTTAAAccatatgtacatatattttgcAATTTGTTATGATCTAAGACCTCTCATTGAAAGGTTCCTAAAATTATGGGGAAACTTCCCATGGTGGGGAACAAACAATGGAAGGGGGGCAGTTAGAGTGATATCTATGCTAAAGGCTTATTTGGTTTTCTGGAATATCAGCCTTAAATTGGTAAATTGGAGCGCAGTGTAagaatgaagacacacagagctacttagtagcagctacttgtcacggctctaaactccagaaaataccctgccatagacaatactgagaattgcctctgctaaaacacacagagaaaatCAGTAAATGATTGGCATTGTCTGTTTTggaagccatgacaagtagctgctactagtagctcagtgtgtcttcacccttagatgaACACATGAGAGCCAAATCTAAATGGTCAGTTGTAAAATAAGCTTCATTTATTCAAAGAACGGAATAATTTGCACCTCTGGGGTTATAAGAATAGTTTCAATCAAAGAAGATGTAAAGCCTCaaaacaaattaatataaaatgacataaagtgctcttctgagcacaaTTTACAATAATTTTCTTCTAGTTTTGAAGATATTAACTTTGTTtatactgccaatataatgaacttAACAAAACGGCACCACGTGCTGTTCATTTTGGCTGACAGGAACACGTAGGTAGAAAAATTACATTCTTGAAATAAAGAAAGTTTTGTGATGtttctctagaaaaaaaaatacatttctgcatcTTGTAACAGTCTATAAAAGagcattttatattaattttttttgagggttaacatttcctttaaaggggtatttcagctttaagttaaattttagcatgttatagaatggacaattcttagcaactttccaattggtttttattttttatttcctatagtttttttttaattatttacctttctctgctaaccctttccagcttttaaaagggggtcactgaccccaaaaactattgctctgcaaacttacaattttattattgctaatttctacttatctttctattaagtcCCTCTCCTATCATTTTCCAGTTTCTTatttaaacaactgcctggttgctagggtaatttaaacCATAGCAGGCAGATAtatgcttaaattccaaactggagggctgctaaacaaaaagctaaataattcaaaaaccacagaaaacaaaaaaatgtaaattgtctcagaatatcaagctctatgtcatgctaaaagttaatagGAAACTTGCTGCACTCGAGACTGTATGTCTGTTAGAGCTTCACTCACACCTAGGTGAAAAAAAGCTCCTATAAAGTGTTCTACACAGAGCTGCTTTACTTGCCCTTAATATGCAGTATTGCAGTATTGACAAAGTACACACAATTGGTGATGGGGCTTCAGATAACCAGATATTTTGATTTATTGCCACTTTGCCCCAAAGCTCCTTTCCAGCCAGCAGGCAGCTAGCTTAACAGTACTTAATGTTGCCTTTTTATCtcagaaaaaagcaaataatattaaaatgtttgttCACATAGGTCATaagatggcatttctgtattgcaaaactttctagataatggggcTCTTTTACTGCCCGGCTGCGGTAACCCATCAGCACCAGTCAGTTTCCCCATCAATACCATGCATGAACCACTACACAATGTAAAAGAGGGAGCTTGTGCCACCCATTGCTTCCCTGTCTTTAGGCAATTAAAGGGTATACTGACCAGTATAAGCAAAATTGAATGGCATTGCAATAGGCTCATGATGCCTTGGAGCAATCTTGGGATGTGAAGGATAAATCAAGATTCCATCATCCCCCAGCATGGTGCTAATCTCCTGCCTCAAACTCCTGGCTTTTTTTATCATATTCTCATTTCCTTGTGTATTCCAATGGGCCATCTTCTCAGTAAGAGCGAGAGCTGCAAAGTTAGAAAACGTGAACATTATTATTATCTCATAGAACTCTCTAAAATTTACCACTaagcataaagctggccatacacaaatgTTTGGCCCCAGGCCGATGCCGTCCCAGCTGGTGCAGAGCCATAGCGGAGCAGAGGTGAGATGTCAGGCAGTTTCTCGTGTTTACCAGCAGCCAAGAACCAGCCTGGTCTGGCCGTAGCCTAAAGGTGGctatgggctgataaaagctgctgacataTTCAGATCCTCCTCAATTTGAGGAGGTGCACTGATGCACTGATCTTGTTGGGCACCTGCATTCCCAAAAGTTTAACAAAAATGCTATAATTTTACCTGGCTTGTTTAATATTTAGATATTTCCATTCACTCACctgttcctttatttatttatttatattttgcttgTGATTAAAGCTGAATACAGATTTGGGAGTCATATAAACTGTCTGTAATGCATATGCTTCTAAAGAAAGACTCACTGTTTAGAATATTTATTGCATTGTAACTATCATCTAGGACAGGGCTGtgtggcccccctctgtgtggccccccacctgtctggctgctttgatgatttacctttgtgtaatctttaaattgtatcagtactgagattaaatccatggttcacacctcatattcaggctgtaatccccctgtattgtttaaatatgtaatcccctgtgttgttcacaccttttaattcttgcattgttcaccccctgcattgttcacacctcaggctcaggctttaatcacccacattgttcccctgttcacacctcagagtgtaggagcagtgccagcattttgtcagtgtatgctgtctgtgtgtgccatacatacaggcagcatagggcagagatagtatggcacacacaagcagcatagggcaagtagagtgttgcacacacaggcagcatagggcagagagagtatggcacacacaggcagggtagggcaggcagagtatggcacacacaggcagggtagggctgtggtcaaactggcttccattatcggctctctaccgcgttggccagaaaaatcccggccctcggtaccaaagaagttggacagcgctgatcTAGGATTTTCAATTTTAACAATTATATGTGCATATTGGTTTTCTAGGGGAATACCACATATTAACTTCCTTATGAGTTTCCCTGAAATTCAGAATGCGGGCCTGTTCTCTATTACACAGACTTGGTCCATGTAGTAGAGATTAGGAGAATATTATTACGAGATTAAGAGCAATATTGTTCCCATAGGTTTAGGATTAGATGTAATCAACTCCCAAGTTCAAAGTGGCTAGACCTATATTTTTgacatatataattattttgaaTATTCGTTTTCACTTTGACATGCTAAATGTGTTTTGTATTACTTAATTCATTTGTTGTGGTCTTTTAATATTATGTCAGATGGTTGTGGTGCACCGCATGTATAAAAGAGTTGTGGGGTGGTAACACCTGAAACGCATAAGgccttttggcacccccaagtgactttgactttccttctcctttaaagcgatTTAATGCAttagccagtacgactgattcggggagggaattccacaatttcacagcaaaaaatcccttccgaatatttaaacaaaacctcccttcttctaaatgaagtgggtgcccttgtgtcagttggaaggacctactgttaaataaagcattagagaggttgttatatgatcctcttatatatttatacatagttatcatgtcacctcttaagcgcctcttctccagtttaaacaaacccaactcggccagtctttcttcataactgagactttccatacactttaccagcttagttgcccttctctataccctctctaattcaataatgtccaatttgagcactggagaccaaaagtgcttagcatattctagatggggccttaccagcgctctataaaggggaagaataacaccctcctcccgtgaatctatgccccatttaatacagctcaaaaccttgtttgcccttgcagctgctgcctggcttgcttgctacagccaagtttattatctacaaggactccaaggtggCTAAGTCTTTATTGtcagtagaaaaaaataattttaggcaTTATTATTGGGCTTTAGTATTTAATAGGTTTTACTTACTTGATCAATACTGAACAATAcaacaaggggtatatttatcatgctgtgtaaaaagtggagtaaaacatcaccggtgatgttgtatataacagccaatcagatgctttgatttgattttctaactgtaaaaatctaattgctgattggttgttctgggtaagatcaccagtaatgctttactccactttttacacagcatgataaatatatcctcAAGTGTAATGCCATTTTTCATTTCTTAACTTACCTATTCCTGGCAGGGTGTGCTTGGAAATACCGAACATCCATTTTAAAAGCTCCCAAAAAGGCCAAAAGCCTTTACCATCACCCATCAAATCCGCAAAactctggttaaaaaaaaacaagtatgtATTCAATACCCAGCATAAATTAGatctaatataaaaaaatgacacGCTCCTAATGTGCATAAAGTGAACTCTCTCTTTAATAGCTTGGGACTGGTGCTAACTGTTATTTCACCTGTTCCTCTCCACCATCTTGTGACATCATTGCAGACCAGATCGGAAAAGAGTAACGTAGGTTGTATATCGACACCTGTTGGACAGTTACCCCAAGCTCCCGCTCTAAGTGTTCAACAACCTGTAGAGAGAAGTCAAAGTCAGTCACACAAGTTTGATCATTTAAATCAAAAGAATGTTATCACTACACTAAGCAAGTCAATGAAAGCATTTTCATTATGTTTGACTGAAAGTGTCCTCTTATATTACTACTCCTTTCCTTCAAAACAATCATGTTCATTTAATTCATCCAGGCCCTTGCCTGCAACTGGTGCATTTTGTCTCCTGCTCCAATTACTTTTTGCATATGACCCTCTCAAATTGGCAGCATGTGCCCACTCCTTACATTGCTCCCTGTGCATATGTAACTAGCCTTTGTTACTGCCCACTATCCTATTACTGGCCACACATAATCCTCCTCCTAATATTGTTGCCTGTGCATATGTACCTTTCCTCTGCTATGCTTAcacatactcctactcctaatatTGTTGCCTGTGGATATGTACCCTTCCTTTTGCTACTGCCACACATAATCCTCCTCCTAATATTGTTGCCTGTGCATATGTACCTTTCCTCTGCTATGCTTAcacatactcctactcctaatatTGTTGCCTGTGGATATGTACCCTTCCTTTTGCTACTGCCACACATAATCCTCCTCCTAATATTGTTGCCTGTGCATATGTACCTTTCCTCTGCTATGCTTAcacatactcctactcctaatatTGTTGCCTGTGGATATGTACCCTTCCTTTTGCTACTGCCACACATAATCCTCCTCCTAATATTGTTGCCTGTGGATATGTACCCTCCCTTTGCTACTGCCACACATAATCCTCCTCCTAATATTGTTGCCTGTGGATATGTACCCTCCCTTTGCTACTGCCACACATAATCCTCCTCCTAATATTGTTGCCTGTGGATATGTACCCTCCCTTTGCTACTGCCACACATAATCCTCCTCCTAATATTGTTGCCTGTGGATATGTACCCTCCTATTGCTACTGCCATACATAATCCTCCTCCTAATATTGTTGCCTGTGCATATGTAGCTTTCCTTTGCTACTGCCACACATAATCCTCCTTCTAATATTGTTGCCTGTGCATATGTACCTTCTCTCTGCAAGTGCCACACATGTGCCTCCTCCTAATATTGTTGCCTGTTCATGTACTGCCCACACATGCAGCTCTTCCTAATACTGCTGCCTGTGAATATGCACCCTTCCTCTGCCGATGCCCACACATGCACCTACTCCAAATATGGATACCTGTACATATGTACCCTCCCTGTGCTACTGCCTACACATACACCTACTTTTAATATTGCTGCCTTTGCATATATACCTTTCCTCTACTATTGCTACACCTGTCTCATCCTAATACCGCAGCCTGTGCATATGTACCATTCCTTTGCTAGTGCCCACATATGCAATTCCTCCCAATAtgcatacttgtatatatattcCCTCCCCTGTGCTACTGCCTACACATCCTTCTGCTCCTAATATTGCTGCTTTTGCAAAAATACCTTTTCTTTTCTATTGCTACACCTGTCTCGTCCCAATAATGCAGCTTGTGCATGTGTACCGTTAATTTGCTAGTGCCCACATATGCACCTCCTCCTAATTCTGCTGCCACTATATTGGTAAttcttaaaaaccacaaattattTGGTGCACTACAGAATCCTGCTCACCCGTCTCTGAGCTTGGACTAGCTCTTTATCCACTGCAGACACAATTGGACTGCCCCCATCATGCTCCATAGAGAAGAACCTTAGACTGCTCAGTTTGACCTCTCTGTCAAGATGCAGTCTGTGAAAAAGATAAAGAAGAGACTTAGAAATGTAACAATATTCTATTTTTACAGGTCCCTACCTTTAAAACACAAATTTGGCCCACCTTCAGTAATCCCACCTAGGGATTATATCTCTCACCTGCCAGCTGACTCTCCTGCCATCACTTTTAAAAGAGGAATCAAATCTCCTGCATATCTGCACATAGGACCAGTGCAAAGGAATTCACGGCGGCAACCATCATCAATAGGGAATTGGCCATCATTAGGGACAATATCTATGGGTAGACAGACGTATACATAGGATAATAATGGAAAAGAATGAATATGACAGTGTTTTTTGATGAGAACCTTTGAAAAGCACATTTTCAAGTAAAGCACAGGCCAGCCCATCAACAACACCAATAAAGTATTGAGATATATAGTATCAACCTTATTAACCTTATTAACAggtctgtttattttttttttttagtattagaTCATGGTTTTATGATCAGAATTTTCTGCAGCACAAAACTAAATGAACACAAAGAAGGTGAGAGAAGGGCTAAAATAATggcaaaaacagaaataatgagTCTTACAGGCCATGTATGTGATAAAAAAATGGCTTCTCTACCAAATGGCCCAAAGATGTCTAGGTGGAGAATACCTTGCCAATGGAAACAGTACACTGATACAGAACAGAATTTATTTTTCAGTTGCAGTTTGTCTAAAGATGCATTGCTCTTAATATATCGCTGACCAATTTAAATCTTTGCAAACCTAAGCTTACAAACTCATGTAAACACCCCACAAAAAAtgtgaacagcctttttgaaatcttgaaatacctgccactcctgtcgtTCATAGTTTAATAGTAAGTGCAGCATCCACTTAAACACTTGGAATTCCTTgtcttcctttaaccctttaagtgccagccgaattcgtcatttcggttccccccagtgccagacgttttttaagcattttgtactcattcactttaacaatgttttttgataggaaaacctccatgaaactagggaaattatatatcgtttttttcgtcactaattgggcttcgacatacataccaaattttataacttttctggagatatgatgtgtattttgggtgaaatatgtaaaaaaaaaaaaattatgaaaaatttctgtatattttgagttttttttccatagaaaagttaattttacacacttttttttgttgtttgtaaaagccctgatactcccaagtccaacgataccaaatatgtggtggtaccccacagttcctgtccagaagtaacccccaaactaaagcaatacttagtacaatatcacaccagaacaaagcggaaaagcgcttgtaacagttgatgcagcataacttatatgtaaatctaaaatatcccctcatgtttggtatctttagaaactacagaccttcaggtttctag from Xenopus tropicalis strain Nigerian chromosome 8, UCB_Xtro_10.0, whole genome shotgun sequence encodes:
- the faah2 gene encoding fatty-acid amide hydrolase 2; translated protein: MRLLHRLLVCTLRGLSWALLGFIRLLSVFSRDPPCPDPPLDPLLFIPATKLADKIRRRELQSSAVVQAFISRIRQVNPALNAVVCERFDQALQEARNVDELVSSGTENEETLREKYPLLGVPFTVKEAFALQGMPQSSGLLSRRFVCSQSDAVVVSRIKSAGGIPLGVTNCSELCMWYESSNKVYGKTRNPYNPQHIVGGSSGGEGCILATAGSVIGVGSDIGGSIRMPAFFNGIYGHKATADIVPNDGQFPIDDGCRREFLCTGPMCRYAGDLIPLLKVMAGESAGRLHLDREVKLSSLRFFSMEHDGGSPIVSAVDKELVQAQRRVVEHLERELGVTVQQVSIYNLRYSFPIWSAMMSQDGGEEQSFADLMGDGKGFWPFWELLKWMFGISKHTLPGIALALTEKMAHWNTQGNENMIKKARSLRQEISTMLGDDGILIYPSHPKIAPRHHEPIAMPFNFAYTGIFNVLALPVTQCPVGLSRDGLPLGIQLVASHYNDRLTLALAQYLEKTMVGWIPPGSNTGPN